From Quadrisphaera sp. DSM 44207, the proteins below share one genomic window:
- a CDS encoding heme-binding protein, with translation MARNITLQQATAVLEACQAEARAVGQPMNVAVVDDGGNLVAFAAMDDTKLIGEEISQRKALTAVLFQMDTRDLAPLVQPGAPLFGIESTTGGRLVVFGGGVLLRTPDGAVAGGVGVSAGTVDEDHQVAEAGRRAFSG, from the coding sequence ATGGCCAGGAACATCACGCTGCAGCAGGCGACCGCCGTCCTCGAGGCCTGCCAGGCCGAGGCGCGCGCGGTCGGCCAGCCCATGAACGTCGCGGTCGTGGACGACGGGGGCAACCTCGTCGCCTTCGCCGCCATGGACGACACCAAGCTCATCGGCGAGGAGATCAGCCAGCGCAAGGCCCTGACCGCCGTGCTGTTCCAGATGGACACCCGCGACCTGGCGCCCCTCGTTCAGCCGGGCGCGCCGCTGTTCGGGATCGAGTCCACGACCGGGGGCCGCCTGGTCGTCTTCGGCGGCGGGGTGCTGCTGCGCACGCCGGACGGCGCGGTCGCGGGTGGCGTCGGGGTCAGCGCCGGCACGGTCGACGAGGACCACCAGGTGGCCGAGGCCGGTCGCCGGGCGTTCAGCGGCTGA
- a CDS encoding DUF4307 domain-containing protein: MSTPLRRPADRYGEAGAPRRRRRVVAGVAVLAAAALAWVVWAGLAAAGREVRWETQGYDVVDDGTVVVTFTVAKDPEATARCEVEALSSTFARVGLTSADVGPAPQRGATATATVRTQERAVTGQVRECTVL; this comes from the coding sequence GTGAGCACCCCGCTGCGCCGGCCCGCCGACCGGTACGGCGAGGCCGGTGCCCCGCGCCGGCGCCGCCGGGTCGTGGCCGGCGTCGCCGTCCTGGCCGCCGCGGCGCTCGCCTGGGTGGTGTGGGCGGGGCTGGCGGCCGCGGGCCGCGAGGTGCGCTGGGAGACGCAGGGCTACGACGTCGTCGACGACGGCACGGTCGTGGTCACCTTCACCGTCGCCAAGGACCCGGAGGCGACGGCGCGCTGCGAGGTCGAGGCCCTCAGTTCCACCTTCGCGCGGGTGGGCCTGACGTCCGCGGACGTCGGGCCCGCGCCGCAGCGGGGCGCCACGGCGACCGCCACCGTGCGCACGCAGGAGCGCGCGGTGACCGGCCAGGTGCGCGAGTGCACCGTGCTGTGA
- the xylB gene encoding xylulokinase, which yields MRCVVGIDLGTSSVRVLALAEDGRSLAVRARSYPLSAPHPGWAEQDPATWWEATADCLREVLADDAVRGCEVAAASLSGQMHGTVLVDAAGLPVRPAVAWPDRRTQEVVRRWCERVGAARWHAICGLPPSPGMLGPTLAWLAEHEPRALARAAAVLLPKDAVRARLTGRLGTDPTDASGTLLLDVAARAWSPELTALLGEAAGLLPPVLPTQEVAGEVTAAAAERTGLPAGTPVVTGGSDQSMAALALELEEPGTAAAAISSGGTVLALTHAPVPDPAPGLHVLCHLPGRWLLQGAMLTAGLSLRWLADALAGPGGAGGAGGSGGAGGGADVGALLREAELAGPGAQGLLFLPYLAGERTPHLDPAARGAFLGLALEHSRGHLARAVVEGVAFALVDCLAVLGGAGAAPTRLVASGGGARSALWRQVLADASGLPVLRSPHEEHSVLGAARTAATGAGMRLPPPLRAAERTDPDPALAAWTAERLALFRSAWLAVRGTVHALGAQPAPPGPGTSGPAPPGPSPSGPAPDGAAPPASGARARK from the coding sequence GTGAGGTGCGTCGTCGGCATCGACCTGGGCACCTCGAGCGTGCGGGTCCTCGCGCTCGCGGAGGACGGGCGCTCCCTGGCCGTGCGCGCCCGCTCCTACCCGCTGAGCGCCCCGCACCCGGGCTGGGCCGAGCAGGACCCGGCCACCTGGTGGGAGGCGACCGCCGACTGCCTGCGCGAGGTGCTGGCCGACGACGCCGTGCGCGGGTGCGAGGTGGCCGCGGCGTCCCTGTCGGGGCAGATGCACGGCACCGTGCTCGTGGACGCCGCGGGGCTGCCGGTGCGGCCCGCCGTCGCGTGGCCCGACCGGCGCACGCAGGAGGTGGTGCGGCGCTGGTGCGAGCGGGTCGGCGCCGCCCGGTGGCACGCGATCTGCGGCCTGCCGCCCTCCCCCGGCATGCTCGGGCCCACCCTGGCGTGGCTGGCCGAGCACGAGCCGCGGGCGCTGGCGCGGGCGGCCGCCGTCCTGCTGCCCAAGGACGCCGTGCGCGCCCGCCTGACCGGGCGCCTGGGCACCGACCCGACGGACGCGAGCGGCACCCTGCTCCTCGACGTCGCGGCGCGCGCCTGGTCGCCGGAGCTGACCGCCCTGCTCGGGGAGGCCGCCGGCCTGCTGCCCCCGGTGCTGCCCACGCAGGAGGTCGCCGGGGAGGTGACCGCGGCCGCCGCCGAGCGCACCGGCCTGCCCGCCGGCACCCCGGTGGTCACGGGCGGCAGCGACCAGTCGATGGCGGCGCTCGCGCTGGAGCTGGAGGAGCCGGGCACGGCCGCCGCGGCGATCAGCAGCGGCGGCACGGTGCTGGCCCTGACGCACGCGCCCGTGCCCGACCCGGCCCCGGGCCTGCACGTGCTGTGCCACCTGCCCGGCCGGTGGCTGCTGCAGGGCGCGATGCTCACGGCGGGCCTGTCGCTGCGCTGGCTCGCCGACGCCCTCGCCGGCCCGGGCGGTGCGGGCGGTGCGGGCGGCTCGGGCGGTGCGGGCGGCGGGGCGGACGTGGGCGCGCTGCTGCGCGAGGCGGAGCTGGCCGGGCCGGGCGCGCAGGGGCTGCTGTTCCTGCCCTACCTCGCCGGGGAGCGCACGCCGCACCTGGACCCGGCCGCGCGCGGGGCGTTCCTCGGCCTGGCGCTCGAGCACTCGCGCGGGCACCTGGCTCGCGCGGTGGTCGAGGGTGTGGCGTTCGCCCTCGTGGACTGCCTCGCCGTCCTCGGCGGGGCCGGCGCCGCCCCGACGCGCCTCGTCGCCTCCGGCGGCGGGGCCCGCAGCGCCCTGTGGCGGCAGGTGCTCGCCGACGCCAGCGGCCTGCCGGTGCTGCGCAGCCCGCACGAGGAGCACTCCGTGCTCGGCGCCGCCCGCACCGCCGCCACCGGCGCGGGGATGCGCCTGCCGCCGCCGCTGCGCGCCGCGGAGCGCACCGACCCCGACCCGGCGCTGGCCGCCTGGACCGCCGAGCGCCTGGCGCTCTTCCGCAGCGCCTGGCTGGCCGTGCGCGGGACCGTCCACGCGCTGGGCGCTCAGCCGGCGCCGCCCGGCCCCGGGACGTCCGGCCCCGCGCCGCCCGGCCCCTCCCCGTCCGGCCCGGCGCCGGACGGGGCCGCGCCGCCCGCGTCGGGGGCCCGCGCGAGGAAGTAG
- the msrA gene encoding peptide-methionine (S)-S-oxide reductase MsrA, producing MALFGARARMVMVSPEDALPGRDTRPYWVPRDHAVLGTPLEGPWPEGTQVLYVAMGCFWGAERTFWRRPGVVTTAVGYMGGYTPNPTYEETCTALTGHTETVMVAYDPAVTSAEELVRVFWESHDPTQVMRQGNDVGTEYRSAVYWTTEEQRAVVEATREAFAPRLREAGYGEIATELRPASEAGPFYYAEDYHQQYLHKVPNGYCGLGGTGVSCPVGVVGA from the coding sequence ATGGCACTGTTCGGCGCCCGCGCGCGCATGGTGATGGTCTCCCCCGAGGACGCCCTGCCCGGCCGCGACACCCGGCCGTACTGGGTGCCGAGGGACCACGCCGTCCTCGGCACGCCGCTGGAGGGCCCGTGGCCCGAGGGCACCCAGGTCCTCTACGTGGCGATGGGCTGCTTCTGGGGCGCCGAGCGCACCTTCTGGCGCCGGCCCGGCGTCGTGACGACGGCCGTGGGCTACATGGGCGGCTACACGCCCAACCCCACGTACGAGGAGACCTGCACCGCGCTGACCGGCCACACCGAGACGGTGATGGTCGCCTACGACCCCGCGGTGACCAGCGCCGAGGAGCTGGTGCGGGTCTTCTGGGAGTCCCACGACCCCACGCAGGTGATGCGGCAGGGCAACGACGTCGGCACCGAGTACCGCTCGGCCGTGTACTGGACGACGGAGGAGCAGCGGGCCGTCGTCGAGGCCACCCGCGAGGCCTTCGCGCCGCGCCTGCGCGAGGCGGGGTACGGCGAGATCGCGACGGAGCTGCGCCCGGCGAGCGAGGCGGGGCCCTTCTACTACGCCGAGGACTACCACCAGCAGTACCTGCACAAGGTGCCGAACGGCTACTGCGGCCTCGGCGGCACGGGCGTGTCCTGCCCGGTGGGCGTCGTCGGCGCCTGA
- a CDS encoding LysM peptidoglycan-binding domain-containing protein, whose translation MEARAWRLAAGAAGALLALLALVGWRSSQLDGGWLLALRLTALLAVAGLLGTVLVAGRAALRPPARREVVVRLPARGEPTTQVEPAPAGADRLPAALLLAVLSAAPVLVVLALAAPGQASEVAAGAAAPAPSPGGATSTGGGSSAAQEPSAPPSSSSPPSSPSSSPPSSPSSSPSASGPPAPPAVVAPQPPASPDDVAAAPTPAPLPAACEVVVQRGDSLWAIAARQLGPDAAPGAVAERWRALYAGNRAVVGDDPDLVLPGQLLRTCG comes from the coding sequence GTGGAGGCACGCGCGTGGCGCCTGGCCGCCGGTGCGGCCGGGGCCCTGCTCGCCCTGCTCGCGCTCGTCGGCTGGCGCTCCTCCCAGCTCGACGGCGGGTGGCTGCTGGCCCTGCGCCTGACCGCCCTGCTCGCCGTCGCCGGGCTGCTGGGCACCGTCCTGGTCGCCGGGCGCGCGGCCCTGCGCCCCCCGGCGCGGCGGGAGGTCGTCGTGCGGCTGCCCGCCCGCGGCGAGCCGACGACGCAGGTGGAGCCGGCGCCCGCCGGCGCCGACCGGCTGCCCGCCGCGCTCCTGCTCGCGGTCCTCAGCGCCGCCCCGGTGCTCGTCGTCCTCGCCCTGGCCGCGCCGGGCCAGGCCTCCGAGGTCGCGGCGGGCGCCGCCGCACCCGCCCCGTCCCCCGGCGGCGCGACGAGCACGGGCGGTGGGTCGTCGGCCGCGCAGGAGCCCTCGGCACCGCCGTCGTCGTCATCCCCGCCGTCGTCGCCGTCGTCATCCCCGCCGTCGTCGCCGTCGTCATCCCCGTCGGCGTCCGGACCGCCGGCGCCGCCCGCGGTCGTCGCTCCCCAGCCGCCGGCGTCCCCGGACGACGTGGCCGCCGCGCCGACCCCCGCGCCGCTGCCCGCCGCGTGCGAGGTCGTGGTCCAGCGCGGCGACAGCCTGTGGGCGATCGCCGCGCGGCAGCTCGGCCCGGACGCCGCGCCGGGCGCCGTGGCCGAGCGGTGGCGGGCGCTGTACGCCGGCAACCGCGCCGTGGTCGGCGACGACCCGGACCTCGTCCTGCCGGGGCAGCTGCTCCGGACCTGCGGGTGA
- a CDS encoding AI-2E family transporter — MVTQRTLPSRTPQGPGTPTRLTRAPRRPDAEPHVAYPVQVAAAWSWRLLIIAAGLLALGYVLAYFSEILIPVLVAVLVAALLDPLVELMVRRQIPRGLAVAATLVTTLVVVGALLALVGTQIASGLTELSTQALQGLTQVRAWLSEGPLGITNAQLNAYLDQAQAAVSANSQQLATGALSVTTTLGHALAGAFLALFAVIFLLYDGRGIWEWLVRLLPRGAEGPVDRAVQRGWVTLVAYVRATVVVASVDALGIGVGAALLGIPLAVPLAVLVFLGAFVPIVGALVSGAVAVLVGLVAEGPVTALIMLGVVVLVQQLESHVLQPFLLGRAVSVHPLGVIVAIAAGVTLAGIPGALFAVPVVAVLNTVITYLVKGDQGEGMELPEGAEDAPLAPDPVKD, encoded by the coding sequence GTGGTGACGCAGAGAACGCTCCCGAGCCGGACGCCGCAGGGCCCGGGCACCCCGACGCGGCTGACCCGCGCGCCGCGGCGCCCCGACGCCGAGCCGCACGTGGCCTACCCCGTGCAGGTGGCCGCCGCCTGGTCGTGGCGGCTGCTGATCATCGCCGCGGGGCTGCTCGCGCTCGGCTACGTGCTGGCGTACTTCTCCGAGATCCTCATCCCGGTGCTCGTCGCCGTGCTGGTCGCCGCCCTGCTGGACCCGCTGGTGGAGCTGATGGTGCGCCGGCAGATCCCGCGCGGCCTGGCCGTGGCGGCCACGCTGGTCACGACGCTCGTCGTCGTGGGCGCGCTCCTGGCCCTGGTCGGCACGCAGATCGCCTCCGGCCTGACCGAGCTGTCGACCCAGGCCCTGCAGGGCCTGACGCAGGTGCGCGCGTGGCTGTCCGAGGGGCCGCTGGGGATCACCAACGCCCAGCTGAACGCCTACCTGGACCAGGCCCAGGCGGCCGTCTCGGCCAACAGCCAGCAGCTCGCCACCGGAGCGCTGTCGGTCACGACCACGCTCGGGCACGCCCTCGCCGGGGCGTTCCTGGCCCTGTTCGCCGTGATCTTCCTGCTCTACGACGGGCGCGGCATCTGGGAGTGGCTGGTGCGGCTGCTGCCCCGCGGCGCGGAGGGCCCGGTCGACCGCGCGGTGCAGCGCGGCTGGGTGACGCTGGTCGCCTACGTGCGCGCGACCGTCGTCGTGGCCTCGGTGGACGCTCTCGGCATCGGCGTCGGCGCGGCGCTGCTCGGCATCCCCCTCGCGGTGCCGCTGGCCGTGCTGGTCTTCCTGGGCGCGTTCGTGCCCATCGTCGGCGCCCTGGTCAGCGGCGCGGTCGCCGTCCTCGTCGGGCTGGTGGCCGAGGGCCCCGTCACCGCGCTGATCATGCTCGGCGTGGTGGTCCTGGTCCAGCAGCTGGAGAGCCACGTGCTGCAGCCCTTCCTGCTCGGCCGCGCCGTGTCGGTGCACCCGCTCGGCGTCATCGTGGCGATCGCCGCCGGCGTCACGCTCGCCGGCATCCCCGGCGCGCTGTTCGCGGTGCCGGTGGTGGCCGTCCTCAACACGGTGATCACCTACCTCGTCAAGGGCGACCAGGGCGAGGGCATGGAGCTGCCCGAGGGGGCCGAGGACGCGCCCCTGGCCCCGGACCCCGTCAAGGACTGA
- a CDS encoding ATP-binding cassette domain-containing protein: MADAVRAEGLVKRYGTTTALAGVSLAVPEGTVLALLGPNGAGKTTTVRILTTLLEPDEGRAEVAGVDVLADPRRVRERIGVSGQYAAVDDYLTGFENLRMVGRLYHLGRARATARARELLELFSLTEAADRPVKGYSGGMRRRLDLAGALVAEPPVLFLDEPTTGLDPRSRADMWELLQGLVRGGTTVVLTTQYLEEADLLADDIVVIDHGRTIAQGTSDELKRQVGGERVEVVVEDPAQLALARSLLGEVAVGEVSVEEHTRRVTAPVSGGAPVLVAVLQRLGGAGVALMDAGLRRPTMDDVFLTLTGRTTDEDAAPAGVPAQARQEQEVRR; this comes from the coding sequence GTGGCGGACGCGGTGAGGGCCGAGGGCCTGGTCAAGCGCTACGGGACGACGACGGCGCTGGCGGGGGTGAGCCTCGCGGTGCCCGAGGGCACCGTGCTGGCGCTGCTCGGGCCCAACGGCGCGGGCAAGACGACGACCGTGCGCATCCTCACGACGCTGCTGGAGCCGGACGAGGGCCGCGCCGAGGTGGCGGGCGTCGACGTCCTCGCCGACCCGCGCCGGGTGCGCGAGCGGATCGGGGTCTCCGGGCAGTACGCGGCGGTCGACGACTACCTGACCGGCTTCGAGAACCTGCGCATGGTCGGGCGGCTGTACCACCTCGGTCGCGCCCGGGCCACGGCGCGGGCGCGCGAGCTGCTGGAGCTGTTCTCCCTCACCGAGGCCGCCGACCGGCCCGTGAAGGGCTACTCCGGCGGCATGCGCCGCCGCCTCGACCTCGCCGGCGCGCTGGTCGCCGAGCCGCCCGTGCTGTTCCTCGACGAGCCGACGACGGGCCTGGACCCGCGCAGCCGCGCCGACATGTGGGAGCTGCTGCAGGGCCTGGTGCGCGGCGGCACCACCGTGGTGCTGACCACGCAGTACCTGGAGGAGGCCGACCTGCTCGCCGACGACATCGTGGTCATCGACCACGGGCGCACGATCGCCCAGGGCACCTCCGACGAGCTCAAGCGGCAGGTGGGCGGCGAGCGGGTGGAGGTCGTGGTGGAGGACCCGGCGCAGCTGGCCCTGGCCCGCTCGCTGCTGGGCGAGGTGGCGGTGGGGGAGGTGAGCGTCGAGGAGCACACCCGCCGGGTCACCGCACCGGTCTCCGGCGGCGCCCCGGTGCTGGTCGCGGTCCTGCAGCGCCTCGGCGGCGCCGGGGTCGCGCTGATGGACGCCGGGCTGCGCCGCCCCACGATGGACGACGTCTTCCTCACCCTCACCGGCCGCACGACCGACGAGGACGCCGCACCGGCCGGGGTGCCGGCGCAGGCCCGCCAGGAGCAGGAGGTGCGCCGGTGA
- a CDS encoding hemolysin III family protein codes for MTGEPSEHRAEELGDVAGTVLATVKPRLRGWVHAGAAPLAVAAGTALVALAPTATARSATAVFAVTAVLLFGTSAVYHRGTWSPRTGLLLKRLDHSNIFLIIAGTYTPFAVLLLPRSSASTLLAVVWSGAVAGVLFRVLWTGAPRWLYVPVYVAMGWIAVAYLPAFWRTGGPAVALLVVAGGLLYSAGALVYGFRRPDPSPRWFGFHEVFHVLTVVAFAAHATGVGLALAAA; via the coding sequence ATGACGGGCGAGCCCTCCGAGCACCGCGCGGAGGAGCTCGGCGACGTGGCCGGCACCGTCCTCGCCACCGTCAAGCCGCGCCTGCGGGGCTGGGTGCACGCGGGCGCCGCCCCGCTCGCCGTCGCCGCCGGGACCGCGCTCGTCGCCCTCGCCCCGACCGCAACCGCCCGCAGCGCCACGGCGGTCTTCGCGGTCACCGCGGTGCTGCTGTTCGGCACCAGCGCCGTCTACCACCGCGGGACGTGGTCCCCGCGCACCGGGCTGCTGCTCAAGCGGCTGGACCACTCGAACATCTTCCTCATCATCGCCGGCACCTACACGCCCTTCGCGGTGCTGCTGCTGCCGCGCTCGAGCGCGTCGACGCTGCTGGCGGTGGTGTGGTCCGGCGCGGTCGCCGGCGTGCTGTTCCGCGTGCTGTGGACGGGCGCGCCGCGGTGGCTGTACGTGCCCGTGTACGTGGCGATGGGGTGGATCGCCGTGGCGTACCTGCCCGCCTTCTGGCGCACCGGCGGTCCGGCCGTGGCCCTCCTCGTGGTCGCGGGCGGCCTCCTCTACAGCGCCGGCGCCCTCGTCTACGGGTTCAGGCGCCCGGACCCCAGCCCCCGCTGGTTCGGCTTCCACGAGGTCTTCCACGTCCTCACGGTGGTCGCCTTCGCCGCCCACGCCACGGGCGTCGGGCTCGCCCTCGCCGCCGCCTGA
- the mca gene encoding mycothiol conjugate amidase Mca, whose product MAVHAHPDDESSKGAATTARYAAEGVEVLVVSCTGGERGDVLNPRLKDDPHVLRDMAQVRREEMAAAAAVLGVRHEWLGFVDSGLPEGDPLPPLPPGCFALESLEAAAEPLVGLVRRFRPHVMTTYDENGDYPHPDHIMCHRVSVEAFEAAGDPDRYPGAGHGAAPWQPLKLYYNARSRGRTLAFHEHLVAEGRESPYVGWMERWKTEPERTVTTRVPVAGWFGVRDRALLAHATQIDPDGFWFAVDRRVEAELWPTEDYELARSLVPTTVPEDDLFAGVREHLASSSGVAAAAWSGEAGSSAGA is encoded by the coding sequence ATGGCCGTGCACGCCCACCCCGACGACGAGTCGAGCAAGGGCGCCGCGACGACGGCGCGCTACGCCGCCGAGGGCGTGGAGGTCCTCGTCGTCAGCTGCACGGGCGGTGAGCGCGGCGACGTGCTCAACCCGCGGCTGAAGGACGACCCGCACGTGCTGCGGGACATGGCGCAGGTGCGCCGCGAGGAGATGGCCGCCGCGGCGGCCGTGCTCGGGGTGCGCCACGAGTGGCTCGGGTTCGTCGACTCCGGGCTGCCCGAGGGCGACCCCCTGCCGCCGCTGCCGCCGGGGTGCTTCGCGCTGGAGTCGCTGGAGGCGGCCGCGGAGCCGCTCGTGGGGCTGGTCCGCCGCTTCCGCCCGCACGTGATGACGACCTACGACGAGAACGGCGACTACCCGCACCCGGACCACATCATGTGCCACCGGGTGTCGGTGGAGGCCTTCGAGGCCGCCGGCGACCCGGACCGCTACCCGGGCGCGGGGCACGGCGCCGCGCCGTGGCAGCCGCTGAAGCTGTACTACAACGCCCGCTCCCGCGGGCGGACCCTCGCCTTCCACGAGCACCTGGTCGCCGAGGGCCGCGAGTCCCCGTACGTGGGCTGGATGGAGCGCTGGAAGACCGAGCCTGAGCGCACCGTGACCACGCGCGTGCCCGTCGCCGGCTGGTTCGGCGTGCGCGACCGCGCGCTGCTCGCGCACGCCACGCAGATCGACCCCGACGGCTTCTGGTTCGCCGTGGACCGCCGCGTCGAGGCGGAGCTGTGGCCCACGGAGGACTACGAGCTGGCGCGCTCCCTCGTGCCGACCACCGTGCCCGAGGACGACCTGTTCGCCGGCGTGCGCGAGCACCTGGCGTCCTCCTCCGGCGTCGCCGCGGCGGCCTGGTCCGGCGAGGCGGGGTCGAGCGCCGGTGCCTGA
- a CDS encoding cystathionine gamma-synthase — MRESGAAASERWAKAGFSTRAIHAGSEPDPVTGAVAPPIHLTSTYKQDGVGGLRGGYEYSRSGNPTRDALQECLASLEGGSSAYAFASGLAAEDTLLRAALVPGDHVVVPDDAYGGSYRLFARVLQRWGVEHTPTDLGDLDAVRAAIRPGRTKLVWVETPTNPLLTLADVTAVSEVAHGAGALVAVDNTFATPYLQTPLALGADVVVHSTTKYAGGHSDVVGGALVLREDGDLAQAVAFHHNAMGAVAGAFDSWLVLRGLRTLAVRMERHCDNAERIAHWLTEHPKVTAVLHPGLPEHDGYEIAQKQMRRGGGMVAFRTGSVESALEVCARTEVFTLAESLGGVESLIEHPGRMTHASVAGSVLEVPDDLVRLSVGIEDVEDLLADLERALG, encoded by the coding sequence GTGCGGGAGTCCGGCGCCGCGGCGTCCGAGCGGTGGGCGAAGGCCGGGTTCTCCACCCGCGCCATCCACGCGGGCTCCGAGCCCGACCCGGTCACCGGCGCGGTCGCCCCGCCGATCCACCTCACCTCCACGTACAAGCAGGACGGCGTCGGGGGCCTGCGCGGCGGCTACGAGTACTCCCGCTCCGGCAACCCCACGCGCGACGCCCTGCAGGAGTGCCTGGCCTCCCTCGAGGGCGGCTCGTCCGCCTACGCCTTCGCCTCCGGCCTGGCCGCGGAGGACACCCTGCTGCGCGCGGCGCTGGTGCCCGGCGACCACGTCGTCGTGCCGGACGACGCCTACGGCGGCAGCTACCGGCTCTTCGCGCGGGTGCTGCAGCGCTGGGGCGTCGAGCACACGCCGACCGACCTCGGCGACCTCGACGCCGTGCGCGCCGCGATCCGGCCCGGGCGCACGAAGCTCGTGTGGGTCGAGACCCCCACCAACCCGCTCCTGACCCTCGCGGACGTCACGGCCGTCAGCGAGGTCGCGCACGGCGCCGGCGCGCTCGTCGCCGTCGACAACACCTTCGCCACGCCGTACCTGCAGACGCCGCTGGCGCTCGGCGCCGACGTCGTCGTGCACTCCACGACGAAGTACGCCGGCGGGCACTCCGACGTCGTCGGCGGCGCCCTCGTCCTGCGCGAGGACGGCGACCTGGCGCAGGCCGTGGCGTTCCACCACAACGCGATGGGCGCCGTGGCGGGCGCGTTCGACTCCTGGCTGGTGCTGCGCGGCCTGCGGACGCTGGCCGTGCGCATGGAGCGCCACTGCGACAACGCCGAGCGCATCGCGCACTGGCTGACCGAGCACCCGAAGGTGACCGCCGTGCTCCACCCGGGGCTGCCCGAGCACGACGGGTACGAGATCGCGCAGAAGCAGATGCGCCGCGGCGGCGGCATGGTCGCCTTCCGCACCGGCTCGGTCGAGTCCGCCCTGGAGGTCTGCGCGCGCACCGAGGTCTTCACGCTGGCGGAGTCCCTCGGCGGAGTGGAGTCGCTGATCGAGCACCCGGGACGCATGACGCACGCCTCCGTCGCCGGCTCGGTGCTGGAGGTCCCGGACGACCTCGTGCGCCTGTCCGTCGGCATCGAGGACGTCGAGGACCTCCTCGCCGACCTCGAGCGCGCGCTGGGCTGA
- the greA gene encoding transcription elongation factor GreA yields MAETTNTGVTWLTQEAYDRLQAELEHRRGEGRAEIARRIDAARQEGDLKENGGYHAAKDEQGKQEARIRQLEELLRTAQVGEAAADSDVVGPGMVVTATVAGSEMRFLLGSREVGGGTDLDVYSERSPLGAAIIGKRAGDTATYTAPSGREIAVTVVSAEPFRG; encoded by the coding sequence ATGGCCGAGACGACGAACACCGGCGTCACCTGGCTGACGCAGGAGGCGTACGACCGCCTGCAGGCCGAGCTGGAGCACCGCAGGGGCGAGGGCCGCGCGGAGATCGCGCGACGCATCGACGCCGCCCGCCAGGAGGGCGACCTCAAGGAGAACGGCGGCTACCACGCCGCCAAGGACGAGCAGGGCAAGCAGGAGGCGCGCATCCGCCAGCTCGAGGAGCTGCTGCGCACGGCCCAGGTGGGCGAGGCCGCCGCGGACAGCGACGTGGTGGGCCCCGGCATGGTGGTCACCGCCACCGTCGCGGGCAGCGAGATGCGCTTCCTGCTCGGCTCGCGCGAGGTCGGGGGCGGCACCGACCTCGACGTCTACAGCGAGCGCTCCCCCCTGGGCGCGGCGATCATCGGCAAGCGCGCGGGGGACACCGCCACCTACACGGCGCCCAGCGGCAGGGAGATCGCGGTCACCGTGGTCTCCGCGGAGCCCTTCCGCGGCTGA
- a CDS encoding ABC transporter permease — protein sequence MSALGTSLADGLVLAGRNVTKIRRVPELLVGSTVAPIMFILLFAYVFGSAIAAPEGVGYREFLVPGIFVQTVIFGATITGAGLADDIQKGIVDRFRSLPIARSAVLVGRTGSDVVGNVLVMVVMSVTGLLVGWRIRDGVVEAVLGYALLLFFAYAFSWVMAWLGLLMRSPEAFNQLTFIVVFPVTFIANTFVPTNNFPSVLRVFADWNPVSSLALASRELFGNVSPAGEAAVPQAWSLQHPALYSLAWALLLLVVFVPLATRQYRRATSR from the coding sequence GTGAGCGCGCTCGGCACCAGCCTCGCCGACGGGCTCGTGCTCGCCGGCCGCAACGTCACCAAGATCCGCCGGGTGCCGGAGCTGCTCGTCGGCAGCACCGTGGCCCCGATCATGTTCATCCTGCTGTTCGCCTACGTCTTCGGCAGCGCCATCGCGGCGCCCGAGGGGGTGGGCTACCGCGAGTTCCTCGTCCCGGGGATCTTCGTGCAGACGGTGATCTTCGGGGCCACGATCACCGGCGCGGGCCTGGCCGACGACATCCAGAAGGGCATCGTCGACCGCTTCCGCTCGCTGCCCATCGCCCGCTCGGCCGTGCTCGTCGGGCGCACCGGCAGCGACGTCGTGGGCAACGTCCTCGTCATGGTCGTGATGTCGGTGACCGGGCTGCTCGTCGGGTGGCGCATCCGCGACGGCGTGGTCGAGGCCGTCCTCGGCTACGCCCTGCTGCTCTTCTTCGCCTACGCCTTCTCGTGGGTGATGGCCTGGCTCGGCCTGCTCATGCGCAGCCCCGAGGCCTTCAACCAGCTGACGTTCATCGTCGTCTTCCCGGTGACGTTCATCGCCAACACCTTCGTGCCGACGAATAACTTCCCCTCGGTGCTGCGCGTGTTCGCCGACTGGAACCCGGTCTCGTCGCTGGCGCTGGCCTCGCGCGAGCTGTTCGGCAACGTCAGCCCTGCCGGCGAGGCCGCCGTGCCGCAGGCGTGGTCGCTGCAGCACCCTGCGCTGTACAGCCTGGCGTGGGCGCTGCTGCTGCTGGTGGTCTTCGTGCCGCTGGCCACCCGCCAGTACCGGCGGGCCACCAGCCGCTGA